One window of Synechococcales cyanobacterium CNB genomic DNA carries:
- a CDS encoding NUDIX domain-containing protein, producing the protein MNGPRPELPYRLACLCDIRDESGRVLLLHRAKPPNEGLCSPIGGKLDMASGESPAECAQREIAEEAGVIVPLDRLRLVGLISETGYEGNGHWLLFYFRVLGAIRVRTGRMDEGMLEWHDPASLGGLPLPETDRRIIWPLVERIEPALPGGEPGFFSVHIDCTGPEMTWRVEQVIPGPR; encoded by the coding sequence ATGAACGGACCCCGGCCGGAGCTCCCCTACCGCCTCGCGTGCCTCTGCGATATCCGCGATGAGTCCGGGCGAGTGCTCCTGCTGCACCGGGCCAAGCCCCCGAACGAGGGGCTGTGCTCGCCGATCGGCGGCAAACTCGACATGGCGTCAGGCGAGTCACCAGCCGAGTGCGCCCAGAGGGAGATTGCCGAGGAGGCCGGGGTCATCGTGCCGTTGGACCGCCTGCGCCTCGTCGGGCTGATCAGCGAGACCGGATATGAGGGGAACGGGCACTGGCTGCTGTTCTATTTCCGCGTGCTGGGCGCGATCCGGGTACGGACGGGACGGATGGACGAGGGGATGCTGGAATGGCACGACCCGGCGTCGCTCGGCGGGCTTCCGCTGCCGGAGACAGATCGGCGGATCATCTGGCCGTTGGTGGAGAGGATTGAGCCTGCGCTGCCGGGCGGAGAGCCGGGGTTCTTTTCCGTCCACATCGACTGCACCGGGCCTGAGATGACCTGGCGTGTCGAGCAGGTGATCCCGGGGCCGAGGTGA
- a CDS encoding UDP-N-acetylmuramate--L-alanine ligase yields the protein MRRVFGFEALQPRVFRAVHAAARPEPIPSAMRQTKPAQASRTAPFALAGRHVYMVGIGGCGMSGLARMLRSRGAIVAGSDSAPGEATAALTAEGVPVSFEQSSGRVPDPCDLVIASAAIRPEHPELLEAQRRGVEIATYAEALGRCMAGRTGVALAGTHGKSTTTAMLGAALTDAGLDPTVIVGATCSQLSGGCLSPPGRSVGFRLGSQTIPCGPLAGGPGLLLAEACEFNRSFHNLRPNIASISSVEADHLDIYGSLDAVVQAFAEFARLLPPADQGGLLLIADEGAHRRQVAAGLKCRVETIGFSPAADWVVWLDTPTRQVTLTRRGSEVASWRASLPGAHNAMNAATACALAVSLGADAAHVAESLAAFRGVDRRTQFLGERAVPGGTVRVYDDYGHHPTEIDATLRALRDFERPQDRGGRLVCVFQPHQHSRTRFLLEEFAAAFGQADAVIVPHIYFVRDSEIEKQKVSSADLVDRLRKRGVRAMHLYPFEAIVEQLENLCRAGDTLVVMGAGPVWQVAHGYLGLAGA from the coding sequence ATGCGCCGGGTGTTCGGGTTTGAGGCGTTGCAACCTCGGGTTTTCCGCGCCGTTCACGCCGCCGCGCGCCCGGAACCGATACCCTCTGCCATGCGGCAGACCAAACCCGCGCAGGCTTCCAGGACCGCGCCGTTCGCGCTCGCCGGCAGGCATGTCTACATGGTCGGCATCGGCGGGTGCGGCATGTCCGGACTCGCCCGGATGCTTCGTTCTCGCGGGGCGATCGTCGCCGGTTCGGACTCCGCGCCGGGCGAGGCCACGGCTGCGCTCACAGCCGAGGGCGTGCCCGTCTCCTTCGAGCAGTCTTCGGGACGGGTGCCTGACCCGTGCGACCTGGTTATCGCCTCCGCCGCCATCCGGCCCGAGCACCCTGAACTGCTCGAAGCCCAGCGGCGCGGGGTCGAGATCGCCACCTACGCCGAGGCCCTCGGCAGGTGCATGGCGGGGAGAACGGGCGTCGCTCTGGCCGGCACCCACGGCAAAAGCACGACCACCGCCATGCTCGGCGCAGCCCTGACCGATGCGGGCCTGGACCCCACAGTGATCGTCGGGGCGACCTGCTCTCAACTTAGCGGCGGTTGCCTTTCCCCTCCGGGCCGATCGGTCGGTTTCCGGCTCGGGTCGCAGACCATTCCGTGCGGGCCGCTCGCGGGAGGTCCGGGGTTGCTCCTCGCCGAGGCGTGCGAGTTCAACCGTTCGTTCCACAATCTGCGTCCGAACATTGCATCGATCAGTTCCGTCGAGGCGGATCACCTCGACATCTACGGCTCGCTGGATGCTGTCGTGCAGGCTTTCGCGGAGTTCGCCAGGCTGCTCCCGCCCGCGGATCAGGGCGGGTTGCTCCTGATCGCGGACGAGGGTGCGCACCGCCGACAGGTTGCCGCGGGCCTGAAGTGCCGGGTAGAGACGATCGGGTTCAGCCCGGCGGCTGACTGGGTCGTCTGGCTGGACACGCCGACGCGGCAGGTGACGCTGACGAGGCGGGGTTCGGAGGTCGCCTCGTGGCGTGCATCGCTGCCGGGCGCACACAACGCGATGAACGCCGCGACGGCGTGCGCTCTCGCGGTCTCGCTCGGTGCGGATGCGGCTCACGTCGCCGAGTCGCTCGCCGCCTTCCGGGGCGTGGACCGGCGGACGCAGTTTCTGGGCGAGCGGGCTGTCCCCGGGGGCACGGTACGCGTGTACGACGATTACGGGCACCATCCGACGGAGATCGACGCGACGCTCCGCGCTCTTCGAGACTTCGAACGCCCGCAGGACCGCGGCGGCCGCCTGGTCTGCGTCTTCCAGCCCCACCAGCACTCGCGCACACGGTTCCTGCTGGAGGAGTTCGCTGCCGCCTTCGGTCAGGCCGACGCCGTCATCGTGCCGCACATCTACTTCGTCCGCGACAGCGAGATCGAGAAGCAGAAGGTGTCGTCGGCGGACTTGGTCGATCGCCTCCGGAAGCGCGGCGTGCGGGCGATGCACCTCTACCCTTTCGAGGCGATCGTCGAGCAACTCGAAAACCTCTGCCGCGCCGGCGACACGCTCGTCGTCATGGGTGCCGGGCCGGTCTGGCAGGTCGCGCACGGGTACCTTGGACTGGCAGGGGCATGA
- a CDS encoding transcription elongation factor GreA, whose translation MELTGGPSSSSGDSLSRRGYHWSQRRWHGGRPVAKNVGRSANGQPPRRPGFFLTPERPGRTAMDVITRDERERLQARLRELILNRPVITQRIAEARALGDLRENAEYHAAREQQGYEEAEIRRLEERLAKAHVIEDSKAHGDVVFIGSTVRLREVGSNDEDLYRLVGEASGDMSGDVVEVTTTSPMGEALMKARVGETISVRAPRGVKQFLIVEIV comes from the coding sequence ATGGAACTCACTGGCGGGCCATCATCATCGTCGGGGGATTCGCTCTCGCGGCGTGGATACCACTGGTCTCAGCGGCGGTGGCACGGCGGCCGGCCGGTGGCTAAGAATGTCGGGCGAAGCGCGAACGGGCAGCCCCCGAGGCGGCCCGGTTTCTTTTTGACCCCCGAACGCCCAGGGAGGACCGCCATGGACGTCATCACACGCGACGAACGCGAACGCCTCCAGGCACGCCTGCGCGAACTCATCCTGAACCGCCCCGTCATCACGCAGCGAATCGCCGAGGCACGTGCTCTCGGCGACCTTCGGGAGAACGCCGAGTACCACGCCGCCCGCGAACAGCAGGGCTATGAAGAGGCCGAAATCCGCCGCCTCGAAGAGCGCCTCGCCAAGGCCCACGTCATCGAGGACTCCAAGGCTCACGGCGACGTCGTGTTCATCGGCTCCACCGTCCGATTGCGCGAAGTCGGCTCCAACGACGAGGATCTGTACCGCCTTGTCGGAGAAGCCTCCGGCGACATGTCCGGCGACGTGGTTGAGGTCACGACCACCAGTCCGATGGGCGAGGCGCTGATGAAGGCACGCGTCGGCGAAACGATCAGTGTGCGTGCGCCGCGCGGCGTCAAGCAGTTCCTGATCGTCGAGATCGTCTGA
- the murB gene encoding UDP-N-acetylmuramate dehydrogenase: protein MRLSAVAAIPIERDAPIVTWFGVGGRADRLARPRTTDELRACLALDPSLRVLGDGANLLVDDDGVAELVVVLDAHAFRAAAPTGERSGDAVIVRAGAGAKLPKLINESVRLGLAGLEGLGGIPATVGGALVMNAGGAFGQIADAVARVHALDRNGRGVTLERPDIDFGYRRSGLESLLLTACDFALRPADTRKLRARHLEVMEYKKRTQPLADRSAGCCFKNPTLDSAIEGIGLPGERVSAGRLIDRAGCKGLAVGSARVSDLHANFLVPARDGRARDVILLMELVERRVFDAFGVHLEREVVVWRRIGA from the coding sequence GTGCGTTTGTCCGCGGTCGCAGCCATCCCGATCGAACGCGACGCGCCGATTGTGACCTGGTTCGGCGTCGGAGGCCGCGCCGATCGGCTCGCCCGCCCGCGCACGACCGATGAACTCCGCGCGTGCCTCGCGCTCGACCCGTCCCTTCGCGTCCTCGGCGATGGGGCAAACCTCCTCGTGGACGACGACGGCGTCGCGGAACTCGTCGTTGTTCTTGACGCGCACGCGTTTCGGGCCGCTGCACCGACCGGCGAGCGCTCCGGCGATGCGGTCATCGTCCGCGCCGGTGCGGGCGCGAAACTGCCGAAACTCATCAACGAGTCCGTCCGTCTCGGACTCGCAGGACTTGAAGGTCTCGGCGGCATTCCCGCAACCGTCGGCGGAGCGCTCGTGATGAACGCCGGCGGTGCATTCGGCCAGATCGCCGACGCCGTTGCTCGCGTGCACGCCCTGGACCGCAACGGCCGCGGTGTCACGCTCGAACGGCCCGACATCGACTTCGGGTATCGCCGTTCGGGCCTGGAGAGTCTGCTGCTCACGGCCTGCGACTTCGCGCTCCGCCCTGCCGACACAAGGAAGCTGCGTGCCCGCCATCTCGAGGTCATGGAGTACAAAAAGCGCACGCAGCCGCTCGCCGACCGCTCAGCGGGCTGCTGCTTCAAGAACCCGACGCTCGATAGCGCGATCGAAGGCATCGGCTTGCCTGGCGAGCGCGTCTCCGCGGGGCGGCTCATCGACCGCGCGGGTTGCAAGGGGCTTGCCGTCGGCTCCGCCCGCGTCAGCGATCTTCACGCCAACTTTCTCGTGCCCGCCCGCGATGGTCGCGCCCGCGACGTGATCTTGCTCATGGAACTCGTCGAACGCCGCGTGTTCGACGCCTTCGGTGTGCATCTCGAACGCGAAGTCGTCGTCTGGCGGAGGATCGGGGCATGA
- a CDS encoding UPF0365 family protein → MAVPAAGALAQAGAGAGGGGGIPRSVLLIIAVVVFLFIIVLLFVVGQFINLYIQALLSNARVGILELVGMRLRKVDIRVIVLSRIRAKKAGIDVTTNQLETHYLAGGRVQNVVSALIAANSARIELPWNVGTAIDLAGRDIFDAVNTSVNPKVIDCPNPAQGRTTIDAVAKDGIQLKARARVTVRTNLPRLVGGATEETIIARVGEGIVSAIGSADSHKQVLENPDRISKAVMARGLDAGTAFEILSIDIADVDVGENIGAKLQADQAEADKRRFQAEAEKRRAMAVAQEQEFKAEVQKNRALVVLAEAEVPKAIADAFRRGNLGVMDYYRLRNIQADTSMRSSIAGEAPEGQKPREG, encoded by the coding sequence ATGGCGGTTCCTGCCGCGGGCGCGCTCGCACAGGCGGGCGCAGGCGCAGGCGGCGGTGGCGGGATCCCGAGATCCGTACTCCTGATCATCGCGGTTGTTGTCTTCCTGTTCATCATCGTGCTGCTGTTCGTCGTCGGGCAGTTCATCAATCTCTACATCCAGGCGCTGCTCTCCAACGCCCGCGTCGGCATCCTCGAACTGGTCGGGATGCGGCTGCGCAAGGTGGACATCCGGGTGATCGTGCTGAGCCGAATCCGCGCGAAGAAAGCGGGCATCGACGTAACGACGAACCAGCTGGAAACACACTATCTCGCCGGCGGCCGGGTGCAGAACGTGGTCTCCGCCCTCATCGCGGCCAACAGCGCCCGCATCGAACTGCCGTGGAACGTCGGGACGGCGATCGACCTCGCGGGGCGCGACATCTTCGACGCGGTGAACACCAGCGTGAACCCGAAGGTCATCGACTGCCCGAACCCGGCACAGGGCCGCACGACGATCGACGCCGTGGCGAAGGACGGCATCCAGTTGAAGGCCCGCGCCCGTGTGACGGTGCGGACGAATCTGCCGAGACTGGTCGGCGGCGCGACTGAGGAGACGATCATCGCCCGAGTGGGTGAGGGCATCGTGTCCGCGATCGGTTCCGCAGATTCGCACAAGCAGGTGCTGGAGAATCCCGATCGTATCTCGAAGGCCGTGATGGCCCGCGGCCTGGACGCGGGGACGGCATTCGAGATCCTGTCGATCGACATCGCGGACGTGGACGTGGGCGAGAACATCGGCGCGAAACTGCAGGCTGACCAGGCGGAGGCGGACAAGCGCCGCTTTCAGGCCGAGGCCGAGAAGCGGCGCGCGATGGCGGTCGCGCAGGAGCAGGAGTTCAAGGCCGAGGTGCAGAAGAACCGCGCGCTCGTCGTGCTGGCCGAGGCGGAGGTGCCCAAGGCCATCGCGGACGCATTCCGCCGCGGCAACCTCGGCGTGATGGACTACTACCGCCTGCGCAACATCCAGGCCGATACCAGCATGAGGTCGTCCATCGCCGGTGAGGCGCCGGAAGGCCAGAAGCCTCGCGAAGGCTGA
- a CDS encoding choice-of-anchor B family protein: protein MASSSAWRSAAIAGMVIGILASAWAGDEDLRKYKGDPVVREGVAAVSGMPRYGQEGSDARSMFPARNMTLYAWLPLASFPGGHTSGNSCTGYVSPSGREYAIMGLRKGFGFVEITDPWNPVLVGVITGPDSLWHDVRCIGEYAYGVSEGGSGIQVMDLRQIDNGVVTLVKNKTQAGHSSTHTIASNPDSGYLYLAGTNINNGGLTAVSTTNPTEPTIVGTWNNMYVHEATIVSYTEGPYAGREIAFCLGGFNGGWNSTGLRIVDVTNKSNMFTISQAFWSGARYAHQGWISDDKQYFYINDELDEGDSVSVTTTYVYDVSNLSAPVYKGKFTNGLAATDHNLHVKGNLIFESNYKSGLRVYDKTNPISPVEIAWLDTYPESDTSGFNGTWNNYPFFPSGTVIISDLDRGLFIARVDGVSIDFDGVPPTQLTPNQPTPVTVVVSPQFDGYDAGSVTLHLREAGGEWQEFAMAAQGGDVFAGTIPGQDCLGEVEYYASVQTDKGSTITTSVVDAKAIGDVIVSFHDDFETDKGWTVGAPGDNATAGIWGRMAPQATDAQPGSDVSDPGTICYVTDGRAGTSIGQYDVDGGKTTLLTPWLDVSSMTEPRIGYWRWYSNDKGAAPNTDTFRVDITTNGSQWVNVETLGPSGPFTSGGWYYHEFSVADFASTAGNVRLRFIAEDLEPGSIVEAAIDEFSLFEYDCGEPPCVADFNGDTVVNSLDVLAFLNAYSAGDPKADVNGDTIVNSLDVLAFLNLYNEGC, encoded by the coding sequence ATGGCATCGAGCAGTGCATGGCGGTCGGCCGCGATTGCGGGCATGGTGATCGGGATCTTGGCTTCGGCGTGGGCGGGCGACGAGGATCTGCGCAAGTACAAGGGCGATCCGGTCGTCCGCGAAGGCGTCGCGGCTGTTTCGGGGATGCCGCGGTACGGACAGGAAGGTTCTGATGCCCGGAGCATGTTCCCGGCGCGGAACATGACGCTGTACGCCTGGCTGCCGCTGGCGTCATTCCCCGGCGGGCACACGAGCGGCAACAGCTGCACGGGGTATGTCTCTCCGTCAGGGCGCGAGTACGCGATCATGGGCCTGCGCAAGGGGTTCGGGTTCGTCGAGATCACGGACCCGTGGAACCCGGTGCTGGTGGGCGTGATCACGGGGCCGGACAGCCTCTGGCACGACGTCCGGTGCATCGGGGAGTACGCCTACGGCGTGAGCGAGGGCGGGTCCGGCATCCAGGTGATGGACCTTCGACAGATCGACAACGGCGTCGTGACGCTCGTGAAGAACAAGACGCAGGCCGGCCACTCTTCGACGCACACCATCGCCAGCAATCCCGATTCCGGGTACCTGTACCTCGCCGGGACGAACATCAACAACGGCGGGCTGACGGCGGTGAGCACGACGAACCCGACGGAACCAACGATCGTCGGCACATGGAACAACATGTACGTCCACGAAGCGACGATCGTCAGCTACACCGAGGGCCCGTACGCGGGGCGCGAGATCGCGTTCTGTCTCGGCGGCTTCAACGGGGGATGGAACTCGACGGGCCTGCGGATCGTGGACGTCACGAACAAGTCCAACATGTTCACGATCAGCCAGGCGTTCTGGAGCGGAGCGCGGTACGCGCATCAAGGCTGGATCAGCGATGACAAGCAGTACTTCTACATCAACGACGAACTGGACGAGGGAGACTCCGTCAGCGTGACGACGACCTACGTCTACGACGTGAGCAACCTCAGCGCACCGGTGTACAAGGGCAAGTTCACGAACGGGCTGGCCGCCACGGACCACAACCTGCACGTGAAGGGCAACCTGATCTTTGAGTCGAACTACAAGTCCGGGCTTCGGGTCTACGACAAGACGAACCCGATCTCCCCAGTCGAGATCGCCTGGCTTGACACCTACCCGGAGAGCGATACTTCCGGCTTCAACGGCACCTGGAACAACTATCCCTTCTTCCCCAGCGGAACGGTCATCATCTCCGATCTCGATCGTGGACTGTTCATCGCGCGGGTGGACGGCGTGAGCATTGACTTCGACGGCGTTCCGCCCACGCAGTTGACGCCGAACCAGCCCACCCCGGTGACCGTGGTCGTCTCGCCCCAGTTCGACGGGTATGACGCGGGTTCGGTGACGCTGCACCTGCGTGAAGCGGGCGGCGAGTGGCAGGAGTTCGCGATGGCCGCGCAGGGCGGCGACGTCTTCGCGGGCACGATCCCCGGCCAGGACTGCCTGGGCGAGGTCGAGTACTACGCCTCTGTGCAAACGGACAAAGGTTCGACGATCACGACCTCGGTCGTCGATGCGAAGGCGATCGGCGACGTGATCGTGTCGTTCCACGACGACTTCGAGACCGACAAGGGCTGGACGGTCGGCGCGCCCGGCGACAACGCGACCGCCGGCATCTGGGGCCGGATGGCGCCGCAGGCGACCGACGCGCAGCCCGGATCGGACGTCTCGGACCCGGGCACGATCTGCTACGTGACGGACGGCCGCGCCGGCACGAGCATCGGACAGTACGACGTGGACGGCGGGAAGACGACCCTGCTCACGCCGTGGCTGGACGTGAGCTCGATGACCGAGCCGCGCATCGGCTACTGGCGGTGGTACTCCAACGACAAGGGCGCGGCGCCGAACACAGACACCTTTCGCGTGGACATCACGACGAACGGCTCGCAGTGGGTGAACGTGGAAACCCTCGGTCCCTCGGGGCCGTTCACGAGCGGAGGCTGGTACTACCACGAGTTCAGCGTTGCGGACTTCGCGAGCACGGCTGGCAACGTCCGCCTCCGCTTCATCGCCGAGGACCTCGAACCCGGTTCGATCGTCGAGGCGGCGATCGACGAGTTCTCACTCTTCGAGTACGACTGCGGCGAGCCGCCCTGCGTTGCGGACTTCAACGGCGATACCGTCGTGAACTCGCTCGACGTGCTGGCCTTCCTGAACGCGTACTCCGCGGGCGACCCGAAGGCGGACGTGAACGGCGATACGATCGTGAACTCGCTGGACGTGCTCGCGTTCCTGAACCTGTACAACGAGGGTTGCTGA
- a CDS encoding D-alanine--D-alanine ligase, translated as MSRTTVLVLGGGPDAERAVSLDSASSVATALRDAGFTVHHEAIDCPSLDDLRAMPGDAVFPVLHGAWGEGGPLQDMLHADGRPYVGCGPRAARVAMDKLATKLIAGRLGIPTPDAVALNVRDAVCPLGLPVVVKPVHEGSSVGLRLCRDEAAWAAALDDARHEAQASPGRVCMAERFVHGRELTVGLIARNPGGSLSALPIIEIVPAAGPYDYSAKYERDDTQYRVSPDLPAGIADRVSRDAERLAAALGVRHLARVDFLLDTDDRPWLLEINTMPGFTSHSLLPMAARAAGLDMPALCGSLVKAALAERSAAARP; from the coding sequence ATGAGCCGAACGACTGTCCTCGTCCTTGGAGGCGGTCCTGACGCCGAGCGCGCCGTCAGTCTCGACAGCGCGAGCAGTGTCGCAACGGCTCTCCGCGACGCGGGCTTCACCGTCCATCACGAGGCCATCGACTGCCCCTCGCTTGACGATCTTCGGGCCATGCCCGGCGACGCGGTCTTTCCCGTCCTGCACGGAGCGTGGGGCGAGGGGGGGCCGCTCCAGGACATGCTCCACGCGGACGGCCGTCCATACGTCGGCTGCGGCCCGCGTGCGGCTCGGGTCGCCATGGACAAGCTGGCCACCAAGCTCATCGCCGGCAGGCTCGGCATTCCGACCCCTGACGCCGTGGCTCTCAATGTTCGCGATGCCGTCTGCCCGCTTGGCCTGCCCGTGGTCGTCAAGCCCGTTCACGAGGGGTCGAGCGTCGGTCTGCGCTTGTGTCGCGACGAGGCCGCATGGGCAGCCGCGCTCGATGACGCCCGGCATGAGGCCCAAGCCAGCCCCGGTCGGGTCTGTATGGCCGAGCGGTTCGTTCATGGCCGCGAACTCACCGTCGGCCTTATCGCTCGGAACCCTGGTGGGTCGCTCTCTGCCTTGCCCATCATCGAGATCGTGCCGGCGGCCGGACCGTATGACTACAGCGCGAAGTACGAGCGCGACGATACCCAGTACCGAGTCAGTCCGGACCTTCCCGCAGGCATCGCCGATCGCGTCAGCCGTGATGCCGAGCGTCTTGCAGCGGCCCTCGGGGTGCGCCACCTGGCCCGGGTGGACTTCCTGCTCGACACCGACGACCGGCCCTGGCTCCTCGAGATCAACACCATGCCCGGGTTCACATCACACTCACTGCTCCCGATGGCCGCCCGAGCCGCCGGCCTCGACATGCCCGCCCTGTGCGGTAGCCTTGTCAAGGCCGCGCTCGCCGAACGCTCCGCCGCTGCTCGGCCGTGA
- a CDS encoding biopolymer transporter ExbD — MRHLRRSSLDVRFEMTPLIDVIFLLLIYFIFVLVVMVRADILDVRLPKLSAGTPAERGVAITITLDREGRLFVNGEEMPRDGVAARVRDLKAESPAAKLFVAADEGGRTGDVLALIDLLAAEGLGEFQLLGTPDAGDEPRP, encoded by the coding sequence ATGCGCCACCTCCGCAGATCCAGCCTTGACGTCCGTTTCGAGATGACGCCGCTCATCGACGTCATCTTCCTGCTCCTCATCTACTTCATCTTCGTGCTGGTCGTGATGGTGAGGGCGGACATCCTCGACGTTCGGCTCCCGAAGCTGAGCGCGGGCACGCCCGCCGAGCGCGGCGTCGCCATCACGATCACCCTGGACCGCGAGGGGCGGCTGTTCGTCAACGGCGAGGAGATGCCGCGCGACGGCGTCGCTGCCAGGGTGCGCGATCTCAAGGCGGAATCTCCCGCAGCGAAACTCTTCGTCGCTGCTGACGAGGGGGGGAGAACGGGTGACGTGCTCGCGCTCATTGACCTGCTCGCCGCCGAGGGCCTGGGGGAGTTTCAGCTGCTGGGCACGCCGGACGCCGGTGACGAGCCGCGACCGTGA
- a CDS encoding redoxin domain-containing protein, translating to MPGILTGSALALLLSVATIADAQPESAPQPQPPRLIIGDPAPELRIAEWVRGDPVEKFEVGRAYAVEFWATWCGPCIANFPHLSAVQEKHKDRLTVIGVTSEDRAGNTLEAVRAMAEKQKDRMRYAVAWDEGRKTTDAYMTAAGQQGIPCAFVIDGEGRIAWIGHPADGAFEKTIAAIIDGTFDAAAARAEAAKNANRAALSAEIERKASPLVARLRKAWNERRHDDALALADEIVALDADLMSHVAIWKFRALLAELNRPEPAFRYARELLEGAYSDNAPVLARMAYSIADTPGLAERDLDLALKLAERAVELTKERDAVMLDTLGLVLQQRGELERAVTVQRKAVEMADTPQMRERLILTLELYVAELGG from the coding sequence ATGCCCGGGATTCTTACGGGATCCGCACTGGCCCTGCTGCTCTCCGTCGCGACGATCGCTGACGCGCAGCCCGAGTCTGCCCCGCAACCGCAGCCGCCTCGGCTCATCATCGGTGACCCCGCCCCGGAGTTGCGGATCGCGGAGTGGGTGCGCGGCGACCCGGTCGAGAAGTTCGAGGTGGGGCGAGCCTACGCGGTTGAGTTCTGGGCGACGTGGTGCGGGCCGTGCATTGCCAACTTCCCCCACCTCTCCGCCGTGCAGGAAAAGCACAAGGACCGGCTGACCGTCATCGGCGTGACGAGCGAGGACCGCGCGGGCAACACCCTGGAAGCCGTGCGCGCGATGGCCGAGAAGCAGAAGGACCGCATGCGCTATGCCGTCGCGTGGGACGAAGGCCGGAAGACGACCGATGCCTACATGACGGCCGCAGGGCAGCAGGGCATTCCCTGCGCGTTCGTCATCGACGGCGAGGGAAGGATCGCGTGGATCGGGCACCCGGCAGACGGTGCATTCGAGAAGACGATCGCGGCGATCATCGACGGGACGTTCGACGCGGCCGCAGCCCGTGCGGAGGCGGCGAAGAACGCCAACCGAGCCGCGCTCTCGGCCGAGATCGAACGCAAGGCCTCTCCGCTGGTCGCCCGGCTCCGCAAGGCGTGGAACGAGCGAAGACACGACGACGCCCTGGCACTCGCCGACGAGATCGTCGCCCTCGACGCAGACCTGATGTCCCACGTCGCCATCTGGAAGTTCCGCGCCCTGTTGGCCGAGTTGAACAGGCCCGAGCCGGCGTTCAGGTACGCGCGTGAGCTGCTCGAAGGGGCGTATAGCGACAACGCGCCGGTGCTGGCACGGATGGCTTATTCGATCGCCGACACGCCGGGCCTTGCCGAACGAGACCTCGACCTTGCCCTGAAGCTGGCCGAGCGGGCCGTCGAACTCACGAAGGAGCGGGACGCAGTCATGCTCGACACGCTGGGGCTGGTGCTGCAGCAACGCGGCGAGCTCGAACGGGCTGTGACGGTGCAGCGCAAGGCCGTCGAGATGGCAGACACCCCGCAGATGCGAGAGCGGCTGATCCTGACGCTCGAGTTGTACGTGGCGGAACTGGGCGGGTGA